One segment of Apus apus isolate bApuApu2 chromosome 1, bApuApu2.pri.cur, whole genome shotgun sequence DNA contains the following:
- the EIF1AX gene encoding eukaryotic translation initiation factor 1A, X-chromosomal translates to MPKNKGKGGKNRRRGKNENESEKRELVFKEDGQEYAQVIKMLGNGRLEALCFDGVKRLCHIRGKLRKKVWINTSDIILVGLRDYQDNKADVILKYNADEARSLKAYGELPEHAKINETDTFGPGDDDEIQFDDIGDDDEDIDDI, encoded by the exons ATGCCCAAGAATAAAG gCAAAGGAGGTAAAAATAGGCGACGAGGTAAGAATGAGAATGAATCAGAAAAAAGAGAACTGGTGTTCAAAGAAGATGGGCAAG AATATGCCCAGGTCATCAAGATGTTAGGCAATGGAAGACTGGAGGCATTATGTTTTGATGGTGTGAAGAGGTTATGTCATATTAGAGGGAAACTAAGAAAAAAG gttTGGATAAATACATCTGATATTATATTGGTTGGCTTAAGAGACTACCAG GATAACAAGGCTGATGTTATTCTAAAGTACAATGCAGATGAAGCCAGAAGTCTGAAAGCATATGGGGAGCTTCCAGAACATG CTAAAATCAATGAAACGGACACATTTGGTCCAGGAGATGATGATGAAATCCAGTTTGATGATATTGGAGATGATGATGAAGATATTGATGAT atctAA